The genomic region TCGCCCATGTTTAATTGATAGGGAACCCAGTCAATTACCCTAGCCTCGATCATGGCATTGGGAGCTAGGATATGGAAATTCAGCCGAATGATATTAGTGGAAGGATCTTTATGGGTCTCAATATCCGTTTTTGGTATACCCACTGCTTCCAAGACAACATGGGCACAGGTTAAAACATACCCTGGTGCAACCAAGAACCCAGTTCCAACAACTACATTCTTGTCATTTGAAAAAATTCGAACCGTTGCCCGTTCATAATCGGTAACACTGAACGTCATTGCTTCTTCCATTTCAGCGTGATTTCGTAGGTGGCCTCTCCCCCTACTTTGGTCACAACTGCCCCCACCTCGCCGCTTAGCTTGACACTAAATTTCACCTCGACCTCATCCGCCGGATCATTCAGAGTATCCAACCGTGCCTTCAAGGATCGCACCATGGGTGTGACGCCAGCCATAGCTTGGCTAAAGGTTTGACGTGCCTGGGCCGCAATTTCGCCTGGTGACTTAGAAACAGGTGTTATTTCATCAGACTCGACTTCATCCACTTCCATCAAGATGCTCTCGCCATCGCCCAAATCAAACTGCACAAGCTTCGTCATAGTGAGCCTACGTTGACCTCAACACATGTCACCACAGTCTAGCCGATGTGCCAAAAGGAGGCTACCCTTGTCCGTAGCACAGCCTCCTGGGATGACCATCCTGACCGTTTCTTCACTCCCCAGATGCTCTCTTCCGGTCATTGTGGAATAACGTTATCCCACAAACTCCCACCCCGGTTTTCTCAAAAAAATCGGCTGCCTCACGGCGAAGGGAAAGGGCAAAGAAAGATAAAGCGCTAAGGGCTAAGGGCTAAGGGACTAAGAGCTAAGAAGAATACTCGGCAAAACGCAACAGACCCGAAAACCGACGTTGAGGTAGCGGTAGTCGCGCGAGAAGTTGCAGCGAAAGGCAGAACGGCAATCCCCAGAACCGTTGAGCCACGAACCGCCGCGCAGCAACTTATCTAACCTGTTTTTATTTTTGTCTACCCATACACTACCATCCTCCGGTGCACCGATATAATTATTATGCCAATCATCCTCACACCACTCCCACACATTTCCATGCATATCGTACAGCCCCCAGCGATTGGCCGGATACGTCCCCACATCAGTTGTTTTTGATCCATCATAATTAGCTACGTCCTGGGTCAGCATTGGGCCAAAGTGATATGCAGTTTCCGTGTCCGCCCGACAAGCATATTCCCACTGGGCCTCACTGGGCAATCGATAGTCTTTTTCAGACAGTACGGATAACCGCCGACAAAATTCCTGAGCATCGTTCCAACTCACCCGCTCCACCGGGTGATCATCACCCTTAAACTCTGACAGATCTGGCTTTAGTTCACGATCAATCGGCTCACTGTTGAGTACCATCGCTTGCCATTGGGCCTGGGTCACCGGCGTTTGCCCCATGAGAAACTCCGCCACCCGCACTCGGTGCTGAGGTTGCTGGCTGCTATGGCTATCTGGCTCATCCTCTGGTGCGC from Candidatus Obscuribacterales bacterium harbors:
- a CDS encoding CU044_2847 family protein; this encodes MTKLVQFDLGDGESILMEVDEVESDEITPVSKSPGEIAAQARQTFSQAMAGVTPMVRSLKARLDTLNDPADEVEVKFSVKLSGEVGAVVTKVGGEATYEITLKWKKQ
- a CDS encoding formylglycine-generating enzyme family protein; the protein is MTSSSDTLTLHRYKRRNQAYRERLPGGVELIMMRIPTGEFMMGAPEDEPDSHSSQQPQHRVRVAEFLMGQTPVTQAQWQAMVLNSEPIDRELKPDLSEFKGDDHPVERVSWNDAQEFCRRLSVLSEKDYRLPSEAQWEYACRADTETAYHFGPMLTQDVANYDGSKTTDVGTYPANRWGLYDMHGNVWEWCEDDWHNNYIGAPEDGSVWVDKNKNRLDKLLRGGSWLNGSGDCRSAFRCNFSRDYRYLNVGFRVCCVLPSILLSS